A single genomic interval of Gopherus evgoodei ecotype Sinaloan lineage chromosome 11, rGopEvg1_v1.p, whole genome shotgun sequence harbors:
- the LOC115659867 gene encoding tubulin alpha-4A chain, which produces MRECISVHVGQAGVQMGNTCWELYCLEHGIQPDGQMPSEKTIGGGDDSFTTFFCETGAGKHVPRAIFVDLEPTVIDEIRTGIYRQLFHPEQLITGKEDAANNYARGHYTIGKEIIDQVLDRIRKLADQCTGLQGFLVFHSFGGGTGSGFTSLLMERLSVDYGKKSKLEFAIYPAPQVSTAVVEPYNSILTTHTTLEHSDCAFMVDNEAIYDICRRNLDIERPTYTNLNRLISQIVSSITASLRFDGALNVDLTEFQTNLVPYPRIHFPLATYAPVISAEKAYHEQLSVAEITNSCFEPANQMVKCDPRHGKYMACCLLYRGDVVPKDVNAAIAAIKTKRSIQFVDWCPTGFKVGINYQPPTAVPGGDLAKVQRAVCMLSNTTAIAEAWARLDHKFDLMYAKRAFVHWYVGEGMEEGEFSEAREDMAALEKDYEEVGLDSYEDEEEGEEY; this is translated from the exons ATG CGTGAATGTATCTCAGTCCATGTCGGCCAGGCCGGCGTCCAGATGGGCAACACCTGCTGGGAGCTGTACTGCCTGGAGCACGGCATCCAGCCGGACGGGCAGATGCCCAGCGAGAAGACCATCGGGGGAGGGGATGACTCCTTTACCACCTTCTTCTGTGAGACGGGCGCAGGGAAGCACGTCCCCAGGGCGATCTTCGTGGACCTAGAACCCACTGTGATCG ATGAGATTCGGACCGGCATCTACCGCCAGCTCTTCCACCCGGAGCAGCTCATCACCGGCAAGGAAGATGCTGCCAATAACTATGCCCGTGGGCACTACACCATTGGCAAGGAGATCATTGACCAAGTGCTGGACAGGATCCGGAAGCTG GCCGACCAGTGCACAGGGCTCCAGGGCTTCCTGGTCTTCCACAGCTTCGGGGGCGGCACCGGCTCAGGATTCACCTCCCTGCTGATGGAGCGTCTCTCCGTTGACTATGGCAAGAAGTCCAAGCTGGAGTTCGCTATCTACCCAGCTCCTCAGGTCTCCACCGCAGTGGTGGAGCCCTACAACTCCATCCTGACCACCCACACCACCCTGGAGCACTCGGACTGTGCCTTCATGGTAGACAACGAGGCCATCTATGACATCTGCCGCAGGAACCTGGACATCGAGCGCCCCACCTACACCAACCTGAACCGCCTTATTAGCCAAATCGTGTCCTCCATCACCGCCTCCCTCCGATTCGATGGTGCCCTCAATGTGGATCTGACTGAGTTCCAGACCAACCTGGTGCCCTACCCCCGTATCCACTTCCCGCTGGCCACCTACGCCCCCGTCATCTCGGCAGAGAAGGCCTATCATGAGCAGCTCTCGGTGGCTGAGATCACAAACTCCTGCTTTGAGCCAGCCAACCAGATGGTGAAGTGTGACCCCCGCCATGGCAAATACATGGCCTGCTGCCTTTTGTACCGCGGTGACGTGGTACCCAAAGACGTCAATGCTGCTATTGCTGCCATCAAAACCAAGCGCAGCATCCAGTTCGTAGACTGGTGCCCAACTGGCTTCAAGGTTGGCATCAACTACCAGCCGCCAACTGCTGTTCCTGGTGGCGACCTGGCCAAGGTGCAGCGGGCCGTGTGCATGCTGAGCAACACCACAGCCATTGCCGAGGCCTGGGCTCGGCTGGACCACAAGTTTGACCTGATGTATGCCAAGCGAGCCTTTGTGCACTGGTACGTGGGAGAGGGCATGGAGGAGGGGGAGTTCTCCGAGGCCCGGGAGGACATGGCTGCCCTGGAGAAGGATTACGAGGAGGTGGGCCTGGACTCCTatgaggatgaagaggagggagaggagtacTGA